A window of Natrinema versiforme contains these coding sequences:
- a CDS encoding macro domain-containing protein, producing MEYDVVQGDIAAQSADALVNAAGTSLRMGSGVAGALRRGAGEAINEDAMENGPIDLGAVAVTDAYDLDAEYVIHAAAMPHYGSGEATADSIRDATHNSLGRADELGCRSLVLPALGCGVAGFDLAAGAEIIGEEIAGYEPDTLEDVRLIAYSDEEESVISTHCIDK from the coding sequence ATGGAGTACGACGTCGTTCAGGGCGACATCGCCGCACAGTCCGCCGACGCGCTCGTCAACGCGGCCGGCACGAGCCTCCGAATGGGGTCCGGCGTCGCCGGCGCGCTCCGCCGCGGCGCGGGCGAGGCGATCAACGAGGACGCCATGGAAAACGGCCCGATCGACCTCGGCGCGGTCGCGGTCACCGACGCCTACGACCTCGACGCCGAGTATGTCATCCACGCCGCGGCGATGCCCCACTACGGGAGCGGCGAAGCGACCGCGGACAGCATCCGCGACGCGACTCACAACAGCCTCGGGCGGGCCGACGAACTGGGCTGTCGGTCGCTCGTACTGCCAGCGCTGGGCTGTGGTGTCGCCGGGTTCGACCTCGCGGCGGGTGCGGAGATTATCGGCGAGGAGATTGCAGGTTACGAGCCGGACACGCTCGAGGACGTGCGGCTCATCGCCTACAGCGACGAGGAGGAATCAGTTATATCTACACATTGTATAGACAAGTAG
- the dpsA gene encoding DNA starvation/stationary phase protection protein DpsA has protein sequence MSTQKTVRQSADSVEENALRLEQDKAEQIVDALNTELANSYVLYHQLKKHHWVVEGAEFLPLHEFLEEAYEHVEEGADVIAERAQAIGGVPVSGPSNQEERATVEFEGEDVYDVRTMFENDLEMYGDIIESMRDSIELAENLGDPATAEILREILVTLEDDGHHFEHYLEDDTLVLEEATH, from the coding sequence ATGAGCACCCAAAAGACAGTCCGCCAGTCGGCTGACAGTGTCGAGGAGAACGCGCTTCGCCTCGAGCAAGACAAGGCCGAGCAGATCGTCGACGCGCTGAACACGGAGCTCGCCAACTCCTATGTCCTCTACCACCAGCTGAAGAAACACCACTGGGTGGTCGAGGGCGCCGAGTTCCTGCCGCTCCACGAGTTCCTCGAGGAAGCGTACGAACACGTCGAGGAAGGGGCAGACGTCATCGCCGAGCGCGCACAGGCGATCGGCGGCGTCCCCGTCTCCGGCCCGTCGAACCAGGAGGAACGCGCCACCGTCGAATTCGAGGGCGAAGACGTCTACGACGTCCGCACGATGTTCGAAAACGACCTCGAGATGTACGGCGACATCATCGAGTCGATGCGCGACAGCATCGAACTCGCAGAGAACCTCGGCGATCCCGCGACCGCCGAGATCCTGCGCGAGATCCTCGTCACGCTCGAGGACGACGGCCACCACTTCGAGCACTACCTCGAAGACGACACGCTGGTGCTCGAAGAAGCGACCCACTGA
- a CDS encoding aldehyde dehydrogenase, protein MATRIAQRRERIYVDGEWLETDDELSVSDLAEGETFARVAAAGPTEARTALAAAHEIKPELRETTVVERAEWCETIADGLREREEELAEVIVREAGKPISSARGEVGQAAERFDRAAEEARNIVSKGEFREGSTAGHEGWQAIVKHEPIGAVLCITPYNYPLATTALQVAPALAAGNSVLLKPASKTPISAAILADVIADVDGIPDGAFNFVPGEASEIGDLMAGDDRINAIAMTGSSGAGKHVARESGMVNLHMELGGNAPAIVFDDADLTDVAGNCAKGSFKYAGQRCSAISRVLAHESVHDELVELIDGQMDAWQAGDLFDEDTAFGPLISEEQADWVAELVDDAVEKGAEIVRGGERRAPEGVPDDLADQFFEPTLLANVPHDARIVDEEQFGPIAAITTFEDEDEALEIANSSDLALDAAVFTSDYKRAMRMAERVDAGAVRINGAPSHGLGDVPFGGNKDSGIGREGLDASIHEMMREKSIIL, encoded by the coding sequence ATGGCAACGAGAATCGCACAGCGGCGAGAGCGGATCTACGTCGACGGCGAGTGGCTCGAGACCGACGACGAACTGTCGGTTTCGGACCTCGCCGAGGGCGAGACCTTCGCGCGGGTGGCCGCCGCGGGCCCGACGGAGGCTCGAACTGCACTGGCTGCTGCCCACGAGATCAAACCGGAACTGCGCGAGACCACGGTCGTCGAACGCGCCGAGTGGTGTGAGACGATCGCCGACGGACTGCGCGAGCGCGAGGAGGAACTCGCCGAGGTCATCGTCCGGGAGGCGGGCAAACCGATCTCGTCGGCCCGCGGCGAAGTCGGACAGGCAGCCGAGCGCTTCGACCGCGCGGCCGAGGAAGCGCGCAACATCGTCAGCAAGGGCGAGTTCCGCGAGGGCTCGACGGCGGGCCACGAGGGCTGGCAGGCGATCGTCAAACACGAACCGATCGGTGCCGTCCTCTGTATCACGCCGTACAACTATCCGCTTGCGACGACGGCCCTGCAGGTCGCACCCGCGCTCGCGGCCGGCAACAGCGTCCTGCTCAAGCCCGCGAGCAAGACGCCCATCTCGGCGGCGATCCTCGCCGATGTCATCGCCGATGTCGACGGCATCCCGGACGGCGCGTTCAACTTCGTCCCCGGCGAGGCCAGCGAGATCGGCGACCTCATGGCCGGCGACGACCGCATCAACGCGATCGCGATGACCGGCTCCTCGGGCGCGGGCAAACACGTCGCCCGCGAGAGCGGCATGGTCAACCTGCACATGGAACTGGGCGGGAACGCGCCGGCGATCGTCTTCGACGACGCCGACCTCACCGATGTCGCGGGCAACTGCGCGAAGGGATCCTTCAAGTACGCCGGCCAGCGCTGTTCGGCCATCTCGCGCGTGCTCGCCCACGAGTCCGTCCACGACGAGCTCGTCGAGCTGATCGACGGCCAGATGGACGCGTGGCAGGCCGGCGACCTCTTCGACGAGGACACCGCCTTCGGCCCGCTCATCAGCGAAGAACAGGCCGACTGGGTCGCCGAACTGGTCGACGACGCCGTCGAGAAGGGCGCGGAGATCGTCCGCGGTGGCGAGCGACGCGCGCCCGAGGGCGTGCCGGACGATCTGGCCGACCAGTTCTTCGAGCCGACGCTGCTCGCGAACGTCCCTCACGACGCCCGCATCGTCGACGAGGAGCAGTTCGGCCCCATCGCCGCCATCACCACCTTCGAGGACGAGGACGAAGCCCTCGAGATCGCCAACAGTTCGGATCTCGCGCTCGACGCCGCGGTCTTCACGAGCGACTACAAGCGCGCGATGCGGATGGCAGAACGCGTCGACGCCGGCGCGGTCCGGATCAACGGCGCGCCGAGCCACGGTCTCGGCGACGTTCCGTTCGGCGGCAACAAGGACTCGGGCATCGGCCGCGAAGGGCTCGACGCCTCGATCCACGAGATGATGCGCGAGAAGAGCATCATCCTGTAG
- a CDS encoding carbohydrate kinase yields the protein MAREVLVAGETLIDCIPERPGPLEDVAGFERRPGGAPANVAVALARLERPPLFWTRVGADPFGRYLERTLADRDLPTRFVERDADAKTTLAFVTHDETGDREFTFYRDGTADTRLEPGRIDDETLADCEWVHAGGVALASGSSRAAMFDLLERAAGAGCTVSFDPNLRPELWADTETFANVVGDALAHVDVCLATVEELAALDFAGESPTASARAAVERGPVHTAFVTRGGDGAVAVAGADAPWPAAAVDHAGFAVDAVDTTGAGDAFVAGAIAALRDGRDLRETVAFANAVAATTTTASGAMTVLPTRDEVSPLLEPK from the coding sequence ATGGCCCGCGAGGTGCTCGTCGCCGGCGAAACGCTCATCGATTGCATCCCCGAGCGACCGGGGCCGCTCGAGGATGTCGCCGGATTCGAGCGCCGCCCCGGCGGTGCGCCGGCGAACGTCGCCGTCGCGCTCGCCCGACTCGAGCGCCCGCCGCTGTTCTGGACCCGCGTCGGCGCGGATCCGTTCGGTCGATACCTCGAGCGGACGCTCGCCGACCGCGACCTGCCGACCCGGTTCGTCGAACGCGACGCGGACGCGAAGACCACGCTCGCGTTCGTCACGCACGACGAGACCGGCGACCGCGAGTTCACCTTCTACCGGGACGGGACCGCGGATACGCGCCTCGAGCCCGGCCGAATCGACGACGAGACGCTGGCCGACTGCGAGTGGGTCCACGCCGGCGGGGTGGCGCTGGCCAGCGGGTCGTCCCGCGCCGCGATGTTTGACCTGCTCGAGCGCGCCGCCGGCGCGGGGTGTACGGTCTCGTTCGATCCGAACCTGCGGCCGGAGCTGTGGGCGGACACCGAAACGTTCGCGAACGTGGTGGGCGACGCGCTCGCACACGTCGACGTCTGTCTCGCGACGGTCGAGGAACTCGCGGCGCTCGACTTTGCGGGCGAGTCGCCGACGGCGAGCGCACGCGCGGCGGTCGAGCGCGGGCCGGTTCACACCGCCTTCGTGACGCGGGGCGGCGACGGTGCCGTCGCGGTCGCGGGTGCGGATGCGCCGTGGCCCGCAGCCGCGGTCGACCACGCCGGATTCGCGGTCGACGCGGTCGATACGACGGGCGCCGGTGACGCCTTCGTCGCCGGGGCGATCGCCGCCCTGCGAGACGGGCGGGACCTTCGGGAAACGGTGGCTTTCGCGAACGCGGTCGCGGCGACGACGACTACCGCTTCGGGTGCGATGACGGTGCTACCGACTCGAGATGAGGTCTCTCCGCTGCTCGAGCCGAAATAG
- a CDS encoding YhjD/YihY/BrkB family envelope integrity protein, translating into MGLNVRGAAPFAKSVVAGIQEKNVTFMAASIAYQAFISLIPLLVLVFFLVSFLGGEGLAQQVSSATEGFLPESGQIILEDGIEGSTGSVGTSIIGLLVLLWGSLKIFRGLDTAFSEIYASSEENSLVSQLADGAVVFGTIGVALAAAGATSIVFAFFPNSLFIGLLNPLLLVVGLTIAFLPMYYLFPDVDVSVREVLPGVLVAAVGWAALQSLFQVYVAVSSSSDSAGPIGAILLLLTWLYFGGLILLLGAVVNATHSGHIDIEPDATDDGADALEGIPEDGERGSFVDSARRDRERLEARLERLRRERDQLQNDRESQRTRRYRLEDRVDDLEVRIETLEAENRALEDENEQLRRDLAARQGSSWRRRLRGALARVRTLNVGVVENHEE; encoded by the coding sequence ATGGGTCTCAACGTTCGCGGAGCGGCTCCTTTCGCGAAGTCGGTGGTGGCGGGGATTCAGGAGAAGAACGTGACGTTCATGGCGGCCAGCATCGCGTATCAGGCCTTTATCTCGCTGATTCCGCTGCTTGTGCTCGTCTTCTTTCTCGTCTCGTTTCTCGGCGGCGAAGGGCTCGCCCAACAGGTGTCGTCGGCGACCGAGGGCTTCCTCCCGGAGAGCGGCCAGATCATCCTCGAGGACGGGATCGAAGGCTCGACCGGGAGCGTGGGAACGTCGATCATCGGCCTCCTCGTCCTCCTGTGGGGGTCGCTGAAGATCTTTCGCGGGCTGGACACCGCGTTCTCGGAGATCTACGCGTCGAGCGAAGAGAATTCGCTCGTCAGCCAGTTGGCCGACGGAGCCGTCGTCTTCGGGACGATCGGGGTCGCGCTCGCGGCGGCCGGAGCGACCAGCATCGTCTTCGCGTTCTTCCCCAACAGCCTCTTTATCGGCCTGTTGAACCCGCTGTTGCTCGTCGTCGGGCTGACGATCGCCTTCCTGCCGATGTACTACCTCTTCCCCGACGTCGACGTCTCCGTCCGCGAGGTGTTGCCGGGCGTCCTCGTCGCCGCCGTCGGCTGGGCGGCGCTGCAGTCGCTCTTTCAGGTCTACGTCGCCGTCTCGAGCAGTTCCGACTCGGCGGGACCGATCGGTGCCATCCTCCTCCTGTTGACCTGGCTGTACTTCGGCGGGCTGATACTGCTCCTCGGAGCCGTCGTCAACGCCACTCACTCGGGACACATCGATATCGAACCCGACGCGACGGACGACGGAGCCGACGCGCTCGAGGGCATCCCCGAGGACGGGGAGCGGGGCTCGTTCGTCGACTCGGCCCGGCGCGACCGCGAGCGACTCGAGGCCCGACTCGAGCGACTCCGGCGCGAGCGCGATCAGTTACAGAACGACCGCGAATCCCAGCGAACGCGTCGCTACCGGCTCGAGGATCGGGTCGACGATCTCGAGGTGCGGATCGAAACGCTCGAGGCGGAAAACCGGGCGCTCGAGGACGAAAACGAACAGCTTCGACGCGACCTCGCGGCCCGTCAAGGATCGTCGTGGCGGCGGCGATTGCGCGGCGCGCTGGCGCGGGTTCGGACGCTGAACGTCGGCGTCGTCGAGAACCACGAGGAGTAG
- a CDS encoding metal ABC transporter solute-binding protein, Zn/Mn family has translation MNLTRRALVKAGAGAVATGTVAGCLDDIDPANQELDAGYAAFFTLWDWAETVSGDAIAFEDPVGAGQAGHGWSPSGDLTREIVDAGAFVYLDTPEFSWAQDIATTLEADYDTVTVIDGLEGLDDQLLDWGHEVETGSHDDHGHEEGDGHDHDEDGNESGHDGHDHDGSSVDPHVWLDPMIAQDIVDTIASGLADADPDNAETYEENADAYTADLESLDQQFQDVSDAADRHIAVFAGHDSFTYLQDRYGFELHTPAGVSPQEQITSEQIAETIDLVDAEGIETILYDPFIAPDGSYQLVENILEGSTATDTMPITHLSGTLATWRDEGWGYREQMEEINLPALREVLDAQ, from the coding sequence ATGAACCTAACACGACGCGCGCTGGTGAAAGCGGGTGCCGGCGCGGTCGCGACCGGCACTGTCGCCGGTTGTCTCGACGATATCGATCCGGCGAATCAGGAACTCGACGCCGGCTACGCCGCCTTCTTCACCCTGTGGGACTGGGCCGAAACGGTGAGCGGCGACGCGATCGCGTTCGAGGACCCGGTCGGGGCCGGACAGGCCGGCCACGGCTGGTCGCCGAGCGGCGACCTCACTCGGGAGATCGTCGACGCCGGCGCCTTCGTCTACCTCGATACCCCCGAGTTCTCGTGGGCACAGGATATCGCGACCACGCTCGAGGCCGACTACGACACCGTGACCGTCATCGACGGGCTCGAGGGGTTGGACGACCAGTTGCTCGACTGGGGTCACGAGGTCGAGACGGGGAGCCACGACGACCACGGCCACGAGGAGGGTGACGGCCACGACCACGACGAAGACGGGAACGAGAGCGGCCACGATGGTCACGACCACGACGGTTCGTCGGTCGATCCCCACGTCTGGCTCGATCCCATGATCGCACAGGACATCGTCGACACCATCGCATCGGGACTCGCCGACGCCGACCCGGACAACGCGGAGACCTACGAGGAAAACGCCGACGCGTACACGGCTGACCTCGAGTCCCTCGACCAGCAGTTTCAGGACGTAAGCGACGCGGCAGACCGGCACATCGCCGTCTTCGCCGGCCACGACTCGTTTACCTACCTGCAGGATCGATACGGGTTCGAATTGCACACGCCGGCCGGCGTCTCACCCCAAGAGCAGATCACCAGCGAGCAGATCGCCGAGACGATCGATCTCGTCGACGCGGAAGGGATCGAAACGATCCTCTACGATCCCTTCATCGCGCCCGACGGCTCCTACCAGTTGGTCGAAAACATCCTCGAGGGGAGCACCGCCACCGACACCATGCCGATCACTCACCTTTCGGGGACCCTCGCGACGTGGCGGGACGAGGGCTGGGGCTACCGGGAGCAAATGGAAGAAATAAACCTCCCCGCGCTCAGAGAGGTACTAGACGCACAGTGA
- a CDS encoding metal ABC transporter ATP-binding protein encodes MTVVDLENVTFAYGEQPAVQDVSLTVEHGEFLGLVGPNGSGKTTLLHLMLGLHRPDSGSIDLFGEPVDQFDDGERIGYVSQQATSGGGSMPVTVREAVTMGRFAHAGHGRLTDDDRAIVDDALETVGITELADRQVNQLSGGQRQRAYIARALASEADLLALDEPTVGVDAESRDAFYQLLESLNERGITIILIEHDIGVVTDRANRIACINTELYHHGDTESFVESDALTEAYGATGQVVHHHH; translated from the coding sequence GTGACCGTCGTCGACCTCGAGAACGTGACGTTCGCCTACGGCGAGCAGCCGGCGGTACAGGACGTCTCGCTGACGGTCGAGCACGGGGAGTTTCTGGGGCTGGTCGGGCCGAACGGCTCGGGGAAGACGACCCTCCTGCACCTCATGCTCGGCCTTCACCGGCCCGACAGCGGCTCGATCGATCTCTTCGGCGAGCCCGTCGATCAGTTCGACGACGGCGAACGGATCGGCTACGTCTCCCAGCAGGCAACCAGCGGCGGCGGGTCGATGCCGGTCACCGTCCGCGAAGCCGTCACCATGGGCCGGTTCGCCCACGCGGGCCACGGCCGGCTGACCGACGACGATCGCGCGATCGTCGACGACGCCCTCGAGACGGTCGGCATCACCGAACTGGCCGACCGGCAGGTCAACCAGCTCTCGGGCGGCCAGCGCCAGCGAGCCTACATCGCACGCGCGCTGGCCTCCGAGGCCGATCTGCTGGCCCTCGACGAACCCACCGTCGGCGTCGACGCCGAGTCCCGCGACGCGTTCTACCAGTTGCTCGAGTCGCTCAACGAGCGGGGGATCACGATCATCCTCATCGAGCACGACATCGGCGTCGTCACGGACCGGGCGAACCGGATCGCCTGCATCAACACGGAACTCTACCACCACGGGGACACCGAATCGTTCGTCGAAAGCGACGCACTGACCGAGGCCTACGGCGCGACGGGCCAGGTCGTCCACCACCACCACTGA
- a CDS encoding metal ABC transporter permease — protein MSRHATLRRRLERIGVGLTAVLSVAMIVLLAIDALRAYPVVGSVYDQARIAGRIADYYLGTSVFSHPFMWRSIATGILIGVVAPLVGTYLVHREMALIGETLAHTAFAGVAVGLLVSSVTGWNGSLMLVALVVGILGALGVQWLAERTDTYGDVPIAIMLTGSFAVGTLIISYGDGMTGINIRDYIFGDISVVTPSGAQLMAVISVVVVAVTVATYKQLLFITFDEQAARVARLNVTWYNTLLIVMTAVVVVGAMQILGVILVAAMLVVPVAAATQVAHSFRETLYLSILFGQVSVIGGFVFSISQGLPAGGSIVVVAIACYLLAVLASSRSMAAISTH, from the coding sequence ATGAGCCGGCACGCCACCCTCCGTCGACGGCTCGAGCGGATCGGGGTCGGGCTGACCGCCGTCCTCTCGGTCGCGATGATCGTCCTGCTCGCGATCGACGCGCTGCGGGCGTATCCCGTGGTCGGCAGCGTGTACGATCAGGCGCGGATCGCGGGCCGGATCGCGGACTACTACCTCGGGACGAGCGTCTTCTCCCATCCGTTCATGTGGCGGTCGATCGCGACGGGGATCCTGATCGGCGTCGTCGCGCCGCTGGTCGGCACCTACCTCGTCCACCGCGAGATGGCCCTGATCGGCGAGACGCTCGCCCACACGGCCTTCGCCGGGGTCGCGGTCGGGCTCCTCGTGAGTTCGGTGACCGGCTGGAACGGCTCGCTGATGCTCGTCGCCCTGGTCGTCGGCATCCTCGGCGCGCTCGGCGTCCAGTGGCTCGCCGAGCGGACAGACACCTACGGCGACGTGCCGATCGCGATCATGCTGACCGGTAGCTTCGCCGTCGGGACGCTCATCATCAGCTACGGCGACGGGATGACCGGCATCAACATCCGGGACTACATTTTCGGCGATATCTCCGTGGTCACCCCGTCGGGCGCCCAGCTGATGGCCGTCATCAGCGTCGTCGTCGTCGCTGTCACCGTCGCGACCTACAAACAGCTCCTGTTCATCACCTTCGACGAGCAGGCCGCCCGCGTCGCGCGGCTCAACGTCACCTGGTACAACACCTTACTGATCGTGATGACGGCCGTGGTCGTCGTCGGCGCGATGCAGATCCTCGGCGTGATCCTCGTCGCCGCGATGCTCGTCGTTCCCGTCGCGGCCGCCACGCAGGTCGCCCACAGCTTCCGCGAGACGCTGTACCTCTCGATTCTCTTCGGACAGGTCTCGGTCATCGGCGGCTTCGTCTTCTCGATCTCGCAGGGGCTGCCGGCCGGCGGCTCGATCGTCGTCGTCGCGATCGCCTGTTACCTGCTCGCGGTGCTGGCCTCGAGTCGGTCGATGGCCGCGATTTCGACGCACTGA
- a CDS encoding acetate--CoA ligase family protein yields the protein MGRLSALFDPETVAVVGATDREGAVGRAILENLRDGFAGEVVPINPSREEVLGLECYEDATSAPPIDLAVVVVPPDIVIESMRDLAEAGTENVVVITAGFAETGGEGAQRERRLREIAAEHDLNVVGPNSLGIMATSNGMNATFGPEDAIEGSISFMSQSGAFITAVLDWANEQGIGFRDVVSLGNKTVLDETDFVREWGDDPKTDVIIGYLEDVDDGRGFIDAAREVTDDTPIVLVKSGRTDAGAQAASSHTGAIAGSERAYEAGLEQAGVLRARSVQELFDYARALSGLPEPESDGVAVVTNAGGPGVLTTDAVGDSTLEMADFTDETIDRLGEAMPDEANVYNPIDAIGDADVERFGEALEIALEDPNVGSAVVVAAPTAVLSYDGLAETVIEKLEVHDTPVVTCLMGGERAREAEATLRESGVPNYFDPSRAVAGLDALARYRDIRERTVEGPETFDVDRERAREILARAQRRTDNRLGVESMDLLEAYGIPTPAGEIVDDPDRAREVAESIADDVVMKIVSPDISHKSDIGGVKVGVADEDVYDAYEDIIARARNYQPDATITGVQIQERLDLESSTETIVGMNRDPQFGPLLLFGLGGIFVEILEDTSVRVAPIDEGEAREMVDEITAAPLLRGARGREPADVEGVVETVQRLSQLVTDFPSILELDINPLVAGPDGVQAIDLRLTVDADELDTEEP from the coding sequence ATGGGACGGTTATCCGCACTCTTCGATCCCGAGACCGTCGCCGTGGTCGGCGCGACCGACCGCGAGGGCGCGGTCGGCCGCGCGATCCTCGAGAACCTGCGCGACGGGTTCGCCGGCGAGGTCGTACCGATCAACCCCTCGCGCGAGGAGGTCCTCGGGCTCGAGTGTTACGAGGACGCGACGAGCGCGCCGCCGATCGATCTGGCGGTGGTCGTCGTCCCGCCAGATATCGTGATCGAATCGATGCGCGACCTCGCCGAAGCCGGCACCGAAAACGTCGTCGTCATCACGGCCGGCTTCGCCGAAACCGGCGGCGAGGGCGCACAGCGCGAACGACGGCTTCGCGAGATCGCCGCCGAGCACGACCTCAACGTCGTCGGTCCTAACAGTTTGGGGATCATGGCCACGTCTAACGGCATGAACGCCACGTTCGGCCCCGAAGACGCCATCGAGGGCTCGATCTCCTTCATGAGTCAGTCGGGAGCGTTCATCACCGCCGTCCTCGACTGGGCCAACGAGCAGGGGATCGGCTTTCGGGACGTGGTCTCGCTGGGGAACAAGACGGTCCTCGACGAGACGGACTTCGTCCGCGAGTGGGGCGACGACCCCAAGACCGACGTTATCATCGGCTACTTGGAGGACGTCGACGACGGACGGGGCTTCATCGACGCCGCCCGCGAGGTGACCGACGACACCCCGATCGTGCTCGTCAAGTCCGGCCGCACCGACGCCGGCGCGCAGGCGGCCTCTTCTCACACCGGCGCGATCGCCGGCAGCGAGCGCGCCTACGAAGCGGGCCTCGAGCAGGCCGGCGTGCTCCGCGCCCGCTCGGTGCAGGAACTGTTCGACTACGCGCGGGCGCTCTCGGGGCTGCCCGAGCCCGAATCCGACGGCGTCGCCGTCGTCACCAACGCGGGCGGGCCCGGCGTGCTCACCACCGACGCCGTCGGCGACTCGACCCTCGAGATGGCCGATTTCACCGACGAGACGATCGACCGGCTCGGCGAGGCGATGCCCGACGAGGCCAACGTCTACAACCCGATCGACGCGATCGGCGATGCCGACGTGGAGCGCTTCGGCGAGGCCCTCGAGATCGCGCTCGAGGACCCGAACGTCGGCAGCGCGGTCGTCGTCGCCGCGCCGACCGCGGTGTTGTCCTACGACGGCCTCGCCGAGACGGTCATCGAGAAACTCGAGGTACACGACACGCCCGTCGTCACCTGCCTGATGGGCGGCGAGCGGGCCCGCGAGGCCGAGGCGACGTTGCGCGAGTCGGGCGTTCCGAACTACTTCGATCCCTCGCGGGCGGTGGCGGGACTCGACGCGCTCGCTCGCTACCGAGATATTCGCGAGCGGACCGTCGAGGGCCCCGAAACCTTCGACGTCGACCGCGAGCGGGCGCGCGAGATCTTGGCGCGCGCCCAGCGCCGGACCGACAACCGCCTCGGCGTCGAGTCGATGGACCTGCTCGAGGCCTACGGCATTCCGACGCCGGCGGGCGAGATCGTCGACGATCCCGACCGCGCCCGCGAGGTCGCCGAGTCGATCGCGGACGACGTCGTCATGAAGATCGTCAGCCCCGATATTTCCCACAAGTCGGACATCGGCGGCGTCAAAGTCGGCGTGGCGGACGAGGATGTATACGACGCCTACGAGGATATCATCGCTCGAGCGCGCAACTACCAGCCCGACGCGACGATCACCGGCGTCCAGATTCAGGAGCGGCTCGACCTCGAGTCCTCGACCGAGACCATCGTCGGGATGAATCGCGACCCGCAGTTCGGCCCGCTCCTGTTGTTCGGGCTTGGCGGCATCTTCGTCGAGATCCTCGAGGACACGTCCGTTCGGGTCGCGCCGATCGACGAGGGCGAGGCCCGCGAGATGGTCGACGAGATCACGGCCGCGCCGCTGTTGCGCGGTGCCCGCGGTCGCGAACCCGCGGACGTCGAGGGCGTCGTCGAGACGGTCCAGCGGCTCTCCCAACTGGTGACCGACTTCCCGTCGATCCTCGAACTCGATATCAACCCGCTCGTGGCGGGCCCCGATGGCGTACAGGCGATCGACCTGCGACTCACCGTCGACGCGGACGAACTCGACACGGAGGAACCATGA
- a CDS encoding phosphotransacetylase family protein, whose protein sequence is MTDTDRDPDSGATDSETSTDTTDSEPGAGATATGDTDTLLVSSLEESTGKTAITLALARLAAAEGERVGYMKPKGTRLQSNVGKTLDEDPLLARDLLDLEAEMHDLEPVVYSPTFVEQAIRGREDPDELRERIAEAFDTLAGDRDRLFVEGGGRYDVGGIVDLTDADIADLLDARVLLVAPYEIPADVDDVLAAAADFGDRLAGVVFNDVPDAAYDQLETDVVPFLEGRGIPVHGVLPSERELSGVTVAELADELGASVLVEEGRDAYVERFTVGAMGPDSALRHFRRTKDAAVITGGDRAEIHTAALEAPGVRCLILTGGHRPSGAIVGQASEKGVPILSVQTDTLTTVERAEDVVRSGRTRDAETVDRMERLLSDHAAIDSILG, encoded by the coding sequence ATGACCGACACCGACCGAGACCCCGACTCCGGGGCCACCGACAGCGAGACCAGCACCGACACCACCGACAGCGAACCCGGCGCAGGCGCGACCGCCACCGGCGACACCGACACCCTGCTCGTCAGTTCGCTCGAGGAGAGCACCGGCAAGACGGCAATCACGCTCGCGCTCGCCCGACTCGCGGCCGCCGAGGGCGAGCGCGTGGGCTACATGAAACCGAAGGGGACCCGCCTGCAGAGCAACGTCGGGAAGACCTTGGACGAGGACCCGCTGCTCGCTCGTGACCTGCTGGACCTCGAGGCCGAGATGCATGACTTAGAGCCCGTCGTCTACTCGCCGACGTTCGTCGAGCAGGCGATCCGCGGCCGCGAGGACCCCGACGAACTCCGCGAGCGCATCGCGGAGGCGTTCGACACGCTCGCGGGCGACCGCGACCGGCTGTTCGTCGAGGGCGGCGGTCGGTACGACGTCGGCGGGATCGTCGACCTCACCGACGCCGACATCGCCGACCTACTCGACGCTCGCGTCCTGCTGGTCGCGCCCTACGAAATCCCCGCTGACGTCGACGACGTGCTCGCCGCCGCAGCGGACTTTGGTGACCGACTCGCCGGCGTCGTCTTCAACGACGTGCCCGACGCGGCCTACGACCAGCTCGAGACGGACGTCGTTCCGTTCCTCGAGGGGCGAGGTATCCCGGTCCACGGCGTGCTCCCGAGCGAGCGAGAGCTATCGGGCGTGACGGTCGCCGAACTCGCGGACGAACTCGGCGCGTCGGTGCTCGTCGAGGAGGGCCGAGACGCCTACGTCGAGCGCTTTACCGTCGGCGCGATGGGGCCCGACAGCGCCCTGCGTCACTTCCGCCGGACGAAAGACGCCGCCGTCATCACCGGCGGTGACCGGGCCGAGATCCACACCGCCGCGCTCGAGGCCCCCGGCGTCCGCTGTCTCATCCTCACCGGCGGCCACCGGCCCTCGGGCGCGATCGTGGGGCAGGCGAGCGAGAAGGGCGTCCCGATCCTCTCGGTCCAGACGGACACCCTCACGACGGTCGAGCGCGCCGAGGACGTCGTTCGCAGCGGCCGGACGCGAGACGCCGAGACCGTCGACCGGATGGAACGGCTGCTCTCGGATCACGCGGCCATCGATTCGATTCTGGGGTAG